The window TTACCAACTTGTAGGATTGAATCATCTACTTGATCCAATTTAACATTTAATCTAGACTTGTCTTCTAAGATAAGTGAAGTATTGGCATAATTGGCACCTTTATTAATAGAGTCAACTTTTCCTAAAACTTTATTTTGTTGCATCTTTAATTCACCTTCTTATCTTGAAGATATTTATATAAATCTTCTTTTGTGTTGTTAACATTCTTTAATAAAACATCTTCAATCATTTGTTTTCTTAAGTTACCTAACCAAACACCTTGTTTCTTATTTAAAAACTTCATAATTTCATGACTTGTTAAAGCTAAATCTAATTCGCTCTTAACAGGTAAATTATCATATACTTCTTGAATTTTCTTTTCTAAATGTTTAGATCTACCTAAGAAGAAGTTTGCTTTATTTGCTAATAATGAAATTTCTAATCCATATGTATATAGTGTTTTATCATCTGGCATACCATGAACTTTATTAGCTAATTCACTTGCTTTTTGATATTTATTTCTATGTACATTTGAGAATGTCCACTTAGATGGGACAACACCATTGTTTAATGCGAATGATAATGTAAAGAATGTATCAACAAATGGCATTTTATCAAGCGTAGCAACGTATTGAATGCCTTTTTCTAATCCTGGTAATACTTTATCTAATCCTAACTCAACCATTGAATTTAATGCTTTAATTGCGTATTCACCCTTAAGAATCTTTATTAATTCTTGATGAACTCTTTCCATAGCTAATTCAGTAATTGAATGCGTATTATTTTTAATTGCCTCTTTTGTTTGTTCTTCAATTTCAAATCCTAATTTTGATTGGAAATAAATTGCTCTTAACATTCTTAATGCATCTTCATTAAAACGTGTAGTTGGATCACCAATTGCACGAATTAATTTGGCTTCGATGTCTTTTTGTCCATCAACATAATCATAAATATTTTGGAACTCATCCATTAAAATACCATTGATTGTAAAGTCTCTTCTTAATACATCGTCTTTAACATCTTCAGAATAGATTACTGAATCTGGATGTCTAAAGTCCGAAGTAGGTCCATCTAATCTATAAGTTGTAACTTCAAATTTTTCATTGTCATATAAAACAGTTACACTTCCATATTTTAATCCAGTTGGAGCTGTTTTATAAAGTTTCATCACTTCAAAAGGTTTTGCTTTTGTTGTAATGTCAATGTCATTAAATTTTGATTTCATTAAGAAGTCTCTAACAACACCGCCAACCAAGAACGCTTCATGTCCGTTTCTTTTTAAATCTTTGATTAACTTCTTTGCTGTAAATAGACTACTCATTTTTAATTCCTCTAATTCTTTAATTTTCTAAGAAAACTCCGATACCTACAACGTCAGGTCCAATGTGTGCACCAACAACAGGTGTAGATGGTGCTTCATGTAAACCTTTAATTCCAAGTTCTTCTTCTAATATTTCTTCAAAGTATTGTTTTAATGTTGGATTACCCGCATATACAATATGTGCATAAAACTTTTTACCTTCAGTATATGTTTTTACGTAATCAACAACTGATTTTAAGGCAGATTTAATGTTTCTTGTTTTATCTATTGAAACAATCTTACCTTCATTTGTTACCTGTAATACTGGTTTAACTTTTAAAAGTTTACCAAAAAATGCTTTTGCACCAGTTAAACGCCCATTATTTACTAAATGAGTTAAATCATCAACTGCAAATAAAATGGTATTGTTATCTCTCATAAATTCTAAATGCTTAATAACCTCAGGTGTTGTCTTACCTTCTTTGAATAAACGGTCTGCAGTTAATGCGATATAACCTTCAGAGAAACAAACAGTTTTTGTATCAAATACAGTAACCTTTAATTTATCCTCTACCATGAGTGCAGCTTGCCTAATGCTATTGAATGTTCCTGATAATTCTTTGGAAATTGTAGTTACAAATAATTCTTCATATCCAGCTTCAACTAAAGATTCCATATATGAAACAATCTCTCCAATAGCAGGTTGAGATGTTTTTGGAACCCAAGTTGGTTCATTTCTTAGCCTTGCAAAGAATTCATTAGCTTTTACATCTTTACCATCTAATAATTCTTTGTCACCATCTAATAATTTGATTCTAATTATGTCAATATCATGAGGCTTGTCATAATAATCTAGACAAGATGTTGATGTAGATGCCACTTTAACTTTCATCGAAATATCTCCTTTTATCCTAATTAATTATATCAAATTATATGAAAACCTAAAAGAGTAAATCAAAATATGTTATACTTATTTTCGGTGATCATATGTTTTTTCTTAAGAATCCTGTTACAAATACAATAATAATCGAAAAATCAGAGTTCATAGGTGTTATTACACCTATTACATCTCCTGATGAAATTCCTCAAATATTAAAAGATATAAAAAAACAATATCCAAAGGCAACACATTACTGTACTGCCTATGTTTTTGAAAATACTCAAGGATCAAACGATGATGGCGAACCAAGTGGTACAGCTGGTGTTCCTATCTTAGAAATCCTTAATGCGCATCAACTAAAAAATGTATTTGCATGTGTGATTCGTTATTTTGGTGGCATTAAATTAGGCGCTGGCGGACTTATTCGCGCATATGCTCGTGCAACTAAAGAAGCTTTACAAATTGCCTCTATCCTAAAACAGGAAACAACTAAAAATTATCAAGTTACATTTTCTTATGAAAAAATAAATTTAATTGATACATTATTTAAAGACTACATCGTGAATAAAGAATTTTTAACTGATGTAAACTATGATTTACAATTTATCAGTGGCGAAGAATTATTAAAGACATACGAATATTTATTTAAAAAAATAAAAAACCAAGGAACTAAAGAAATCTTAGTTCCCTGGAAATAATTCAATAATATCTAGTAAAAATTTACCTAGTGCATAACTAACTAATACCGTAATGATGAAATACGCTGAATGTATTTCCATCTTGCGGTATTTTTTAAAATACTTTTCTATTTCAAGTGCTTGAAGTATTCTGAAAGTTACGACAAAACTTCCTGCAAAGATACACCAAAAGAGAATATATTTGACTAGGTCAGTCATTATTTTGTACCGAATAATCTATCTCCACAGTCACCAAGTCCTGGGACGATATAGCCTTTTTCATTTAATCTTTCATCCAATGCTGCTAAGTAAATTGGCACATCTGGGTGATCATTTTGAAGTCTTTCAACTCCTTCAGGACAGCCTACTAAACCCACATAACGAACATCAGTTGCTCCTGCTTCTTTTAATTTAGTGATTGCAGCGCTTGCTGAACCACCAGTTGCTAACATTGGATCAATAACAATCACACAACCATTTTTAATTTCTTGTGGAAATTTAGCATAGTAAGTGATTGGCTCTAATGTTTCTTCATTGCGGTATAAGCCAATATGACCTACCTTTGCACTTGGAATCATATCATGAATACCATCAACCATACCTAAACCTGCACGTAAGATTGGTACAATCACTACAGGTTTTTTTAATTCATATACAGTTGTTTTTGTTACTGGTGTTTCAATTTCTTTCGCTTGAAGTTCTAAATCTTTAGTAAGTTCATAGGTGATTAATGCCCCAACTTCTGAAACATTCTCTCTAAAACTTTTCGTAGATGTATTTTTATCACGGATAATTGACATTTTGTGTTCAATTAAAGGGTGTTTCAAAACGGTTACTTTGGGCATATTCTTATTCCTCTTCTTCAATTTTTGCTATTTTTTCGATTCTTATATTGTGTCTTGATTCTTCATGTGCATTTAAAAAAGTGTCGACAAGAAGTTTTGCTTTTTCAGTGTCAGTTGTTCTTTCACCGATAGCAATTACGTTTGCATGATTATGCTCTTTGGCTAATCTTGCAGTTAATTCATCATAAATTAATGCTGCTCTAACACCTTTTACTTTGTTTGCTGCGATACTCATACCAATACCAGTTCCGCAAATTAAGATACCTAAGTCGACTTCGTGTTTAGCAACATTTTCGCCAACCTTTTTACCATAATCAGGATAATCGACTCTATCGACTGAGTTTGTCCCATAATCGACTACTTCATATCCTTTATTTTCTAAATGTTTTATTAGATCTGCTTTTAGATTAAATCCTGCATGATCTGCACCTAAACCTATTTT of the Acholeplasma hippikon genome contains:
- the rpiB gene encoding ribose 5-phosphate isomerase B is translated as MKIGLGADHAGFNLKADLIKHLENKGYEVVDYGTNSVDRVDYPDYGKKVGENVAKHEVDLGILICGTGIGMSIAANKVKGVRAALIYDELTARLAKEHNHANVIAIGERTTDTEKAKLLVDTFLNAHEESRHNIRIEKIAKIEEEE
- a CDS encoding IMPACT family protein, which codes for MFFLKNPVTNTIIIEKSEFIGVITPITSPDEIPQILKDIKKQYPKATHYCTAYVFENTQGSNDDGEPSGTAGVPILEILNAHQLKNVFACVIRYFGGIKLGAGGLIRAYARATKEALQIASILKQETTKNYQVTFSYEKINLIDTLFKDYIVNKEFLTDVNYDLQFISGEELLKTYEYLFKKIKNQGTKEILVPWK
- the upp gene encoding uracil phosphoribosyltransferase → MPKVTVLKHPLIEHKMSIIRDKNTSTKSFRENVSEVGALITYELTKDLELQAKEIETPVTKTTVYELKKPVVIVPILRAGLGMVDGIHDMIPSAKVGHIGLYRNEETLEPITYYAKFPQEIKNGCVIVIDPMLATGGSASAAITKLKEAGATDVRYVGLVGCPEGVERLQNDHPDVPIYLAALDERLNEKGYIVPGLGDCGDRLFGTK
- a CDS encoding DegV family protein, whose protein sequence is MKVKVASTSTSCLDYYDKPHDIDIIRIKLLDGDKELLDGKDVKANEFFARLRNEPTWVPKTSQPAIGEIVSYMESLVEAGYEELFVTTISKELSGTFNSIRQAALMVEDKLKVTVFDTKTVCFSEGYIALTADRLFKEGKTTPEVIKHLEFMRDNNTILFAVDDLTHLVNNGRLTGAKAFFGKLLKVKPVLQVTNEGKIVSIDKTRNIKSALKSVVDYVKTYTEGKKFYAHIVYAGNPTLKQYFEEILEEELGIKGLHEAPSTPVVGAHIGPDVVGIGVFLEN
- a CDS encoding DUF1146 family protein produces the protein MTDLVKYILFWCIFAGSFVVTFRILQALEIEKYFKKYRKMEIHSAYFIITVLVSYALGKFLLDIIELFPGN
- a CDS encoding CCA tRNA nucleotidyltransferase, whose protein sequence is MSSLFTAKKLIKDLKRNGHEAFLVGGVVRDFLMKSKFNDIDITTKAKPFEVMKLYKTAPTGLKYGSVTVLYDNEKFEVTTYRLDGPTSDFRHPDSVIYSEDVKDDVLRRDFTINGILMDEFQNIYDYVDGQKDIEAKLIRAIGDPTTRFNEDALRMLRAIYFQSKLGFEIEEQTKEAIKNNTHSITELAMERVHQELIKILKGEYAIKALNSMVELGLDKVLPGLEKGIQYVATLDKMPFVDTFFTLSFALNNGVVPSKWTFSNVHRNKYQKASELANKVHGMPDDKTLYTYGLEISLLANKANFFLGRSKHLEKKIQEVYDNLPVKSELDLALTSHEIMKFLNKKQGVWLGNLRKQMIEDVLLKNVNNTKEDLYKYLQDKKVN